A window from Osmia lignaria lignaria isolate PbOS001 chromosome 8, iyOsmLign1, whole genome shotgun sequence encodes these proteins:
- the LOC117606705 gene encoding uncharacterized protein LOC117606705 isoform X1 codes for MGPVVLLLAGLISGALAKPGILSGQLIATLTPGASIGADGRVLDTQEVAVARAEHAAAHINERLKLADEAARSSDGNLALVKQSSLLLASPRILVPGAPIGPDGRVLDTPEVAVARAAHAAAQVNERINLANEAARSAAADLNRHTFRQVVPVVTNGILIRGATIGPDGRVQDTQEVAAARAAHAAAQINERINLANEAVRSGAIVTGPSLAVPLVVPRAPIGPDGRVQDTPEVAVAKAAHATAHLNEKLNLATESAKSADVLAVAGPAFAYGRLVY; via the exons ATGGGACCGGTCGTTTTACTGTTGGCAGGCCTGATCTCGGGGGCCCTGGCGAAACCTGGCATCCTATCTGGACAGCTAATCGCTACTCTGACACCTGGTGCATCGATCGGTGCAGACGGTAGAGTGCTAGACACCCAGGAAGTCGCTGTGGCCAGGGCTGAACACGCGGCTGCGCATATCAACGAGAGGCTGAAGCTGGCCGATGAGGCTGCCAGGTCCTCCGATGGGAATCTGGCTCTGGTGAAGCAATCGTCGCTGCTCCTTGCTTCACCGAGGATCCTGGTACCTGGAGCACCCATCGGACCTGATGGCAGAGTCCTGGACACGCCGGAAGTCGCTGTTGCCAGGGCTGCTCATGCTGCCGCGCAGGTCAACGAGAGGATCAACTTGGCTAATGAGGCTGCCAGGTCTGCTGCTGCGGATTTGAATAG ACATACTTTCAGGCAAGTGGTACCAGTGGTGACCAACGGAATCCTGATCCGTGGAGCCACGATAGGCCCAGATGGAAGGGTACAGGACACACAGGAAGTGGCAGCAGCCAGGGCAGCCCACGCAGCAGCACAAATCAACGAGAGGATCAATTTAGCCAACGAAGCAGTCAGATCTGGCGCTATAGTAACTGGACCATCACTGGCCGTACCTCTGGTGGTCCCCCGGGCACCCATTGGTCCCGACGGGAGGGTGCAAGACACACCGGAAGTGGCTGTGGCGAAAGCTGCCCACGCAACCGCCCATTTGAACGAGAAACTGAACCTTGCCACGGAATCAGCCAAGTCTGCTGATGTTTTGGCTGTCGCTGGCCCTGCGTTCGCTTATGGAAGACTCGTTTATTAA
- the LOC117606705 gene encoding uncharacterized protein LOC117606705 isoform X2, protein MGPVVLLLAGLISGALAKPGILSGQLIATLTPGASIGADGRVLDTQEVAVARAEHAAAHINERLKLADEAARSSDGNLALVKQSSLLLASPRILVPGAPIGPDGRVLDTPEVAVARAAHAAAQVNERINLANEAARSAAADLNRQVVPVVTNGILIRGATIGPDGRVQDTQEVAAARAAHAAAQINERINLANEAVRSGAIVTGPSLAVPLVVPRAPIGPDGRVQDTPEVAVAKAAHATAHLNEKLNLATESAKSADVLAVAGPAFAYGRLVY, encoded by the exons ATGGGACCGGTCGTTTTACTGTTGGCAGGCCTGATCTCGGGGGCCCTGGCGAAACCTGGCATCCTATCTGGACAGCTAATCGCTACTCTGACACCTGGTGCATCGATCGGTGCAGACGGTAGAGTGCTAGACACCCAGGAAGTCGCTGTGGCCAGGGCTGAACACGCGGCTGCGCATATCAACGAGAGGCTGAAGCTGGCCGATGAGGCTGCCAGGTCCTCCGATGGGAATCTGGCTCTGGTGAAGCAATCGTCGCTGCTCCTTGCTTCACCGAGGATCCTGGTACCTGGAGCACCCATCGGACCTGATGGCAGAGTCCTGGACACGCCGGAAGTCGCTGTTGCCAGGGCTGCTCATGCTGCCGCGCAGGTCAACGAGAGGATCAACTTGGCTAATGAGGCTGCCAGGTCTGCTGCTGCGGATTTGAATAG GCAAGTGGTACCAGTGGTGACCAACGGAATCCTGATCCGTGGAGCCACGATAGGCCCAGATGGAAGGGTACAGGACACACAGGAAGTGGCAGCAGCCAGGGCAGCCCACGCAGCAGCACAAATCAACGAGAGGATCAATTTAGCCAACGAAGCAGTCAGATCTGGCGCTATAGTAACTGGACCATCACTGGCCGTACCTCTGGTGGTCCCCCGGGCACCCATTGGTCCCGACGGGAGGGTGCAAGACACACCGGAAGTGGCTGTGGCGAAAGCTGCCCACGCAACCGCCCATTTGAACGAGAAACTGAACCTTGCCACGGAATCAGCCAAGTCTGCTGATGTTTTGGCTGTCGCTGGCCCTGCGTTCGCTTATGGAAGACTCGTTTATTAA
- the LOC143305573 gene encoding uncharacterized protein LOC143305573, with protein MNTLIIFSTILAVALARPGLLLSPQVATLTSPVAIARIVHGAPIGLDGRVVDTPEVAYAKAEHAAAHINERITLANEAIKSADVIAYTSPVITSNVEPITIAKLVPSAPVGPDGRVVDTPEVAYAKAEHAAAHINEKIGHIAEAGKSGDFPVVISTYSSPLIQKYIL; from the exons ATGAATACTCTG ATCATTTTCTCCACTATCCTGGCAGTAGCATTGGCTCGACCAGGCCTACTGCTGTCTCCCCAGGTGGCGACACTAACTTCACCGGTGGCCATCGCTAGAATCGTCCATGGAGCCCCCATCGGCCTGGACGGTCGTGTGGTGGACACCCCGGAAGTTGCATATGCGAAGGCAGAGCATGCGGCAGCCCACATCAACGAGAGGATCACTTTAGCCAACGAAGCCATCAAATCAGCTGACGTGATCGCTTATACATCTCCTGTGATCACCAGCAACGTGGAACCGATCACCATTGCGAAACTAGTCCCCTCTGCACCCGTGGGACCTGATGGTCGAGTTGTAGACACCCCGGAAGTTGCGTATGCGAAGGCTGAACATGCGGCAGCACATATTAACGAGAAGATAGGTCACATTGCTGAGGCTGGAAAGTCGGGAGACTTTCCTGTAGTCATTTCGACGTATTCCTCTCCCTTGATCCAGAAATATATCCTCTAA